From the genome of Triticum aestivum cultivar Chinese Spring chromosome 3B, IWGSC CS RefSeq v2.1, whole genome shotgun sequence, one region includes:
- the LOC123065759 gene encoding uncharacterized protein has translation MDCFPLTETKLLFTDSSASIFRFDADTHCIDTMPSLHTPKSDPLSFSIPPNPTTSKEGEGEGGGLYIMDRILRPNKEGQVQFESISYRRRCNHSSKAWHCDALPPPPFVHDPAYKQASISSYALVGGHTICISIRGVGTYCFDTLACEWSKAGNWLMPFHGRAEYDPELGLCLGVSERNIHLPCVADISGVLRGEEPLPEHTRIWEDTDMPEGWYPHSQCSTEVVSLGSGRFCVTNFVETKDFDERCGHSLVDDIFAVFTGMELVLPGNDNDEGKANSNSKGDSKGNANGNSNGIAGVRMIKHKSRSCRSHGTNLIKSVL, from the coding sequence ATGGATTGCTTCCCTCTCACTGAAACCAAGCTCTTGTTCACCGACAGCTCCGCGAGCATCTTCCGCTTCGATGCCGACACCCACTGCATCGACACCATGCCCAGCCTCCACACGCCCAAGTCCGACCCCTTGTCCTTCTCCATCCCTCCAAATCCGACCACCTCCAAGGAAGGCGAAGGCGAAGGCGGAGGCCTCTACATCATGGACAGGATCCTCAGGCCCAACAAGGAGGGTCAGGTCCAGTTTGAGTCTATCTCGTACCGCAGGCGCTGCAACCACTCCAGCAAGGCCTGGCACTGCGAcgccctcccgccgccgcctttCGTCCACGACCCGGCCTACAAACAAGCCTCCATCTCCTCCTATGCCCTGGTTGGTGGCCACACCATCTGTATCTCCATCAGGGGCGTCGGCACCTACTGCTTTGACACGCTGGCTTGCGAGTGGAGCAAGGCTGGCAACTGGCTCATGCCGTTTCATGGCAGGGCGGAGTATGACCCGGAGCTCGGCCTCTGTCTTGGCGTCTCTGAGCGCAACATCCACCTCCCCTGCGTCGCCGACATCTCCGGTGTCCTCAGAGGGGAGGAGCCGCTGCCGGAGCACACTCGAATTTGGGAGGATACTGACATGCCAGAGGGGTGGTACCCGCACAGTCAGTGCTCCACCGAAGTTGTCAGCCTGGGTTCAGGCAGGTTTTGCGTCACCAACTTCGTTGAAACTAAGGACTTCGATGAGCGCTGCGGCCATTCGTTGGTTGACGACATATTTGCTGTCTTCACCGGCATGGAGCTAGTGTTACCCGGCAATGACAATGATGAGGGCAAAGCCAACAGCAACAGCAAGGGCGACTCCAAAGGCAATGCCAATGGGAACAGCAACGGGATTGCTGGTGTGCGTATGATTAAGCATAAATCCAGATCTTGCAGGAGTCATGGAACCAACTTGATCAAGTCTGTGCTCTGA